CGCTGCCCTGCACGCCAGCAACAGCGAGACGATCCCGCCCGCAGCGGCGCCGCCGCAGAACTTCGAGGTCTACCACTGGCCGCTGAAGGACGACGACGATCCGGCTGACCTGTGGAGGGTCAATGACGCCGGAGGCGGACGGAAATCGCTGACCAATCAGGGCTCCGGCCGTGTGCTGCACGCCAGTGACAGCCTGACCACCGCCCAGGGACACAAGTACCTCTACACCTGCGCGCCGGCCAACACCGACCACGCCGAGGAATTCGCGATCGTGCCCTCGGCGTCAGTGCCGGCCGACTTCGCCTACAGCGGCTACTTCCGGCTGGTGAGTGCGCGGACGAACCTGCAGGCCACCTACGGCATGGACCTCACTCCCGGCGGTCGGGCGCGGGTCCATCAGGAGCCCCTCGGGTCGAGGATCTGCTTGTACTGACGGATTTCCCGGGCCCGATCTCATCCCTCGATCACCGCGTACCCGCCACGGTCGTCGACGACGAGGATCCGCCGCTCGCCATCGGGGTAGAAAGCCGTGCAGCCCTCCGGCTTCATCGACTCCCGAAAGCGTGCTCCGGTGACCCGCAGCGCGTCGGAGCCCCGGGTCCAGGTGCACAGTGCGAACGGTTCGGCCTTCCGGCTCAGCGACTTGCCGAGCAGGATCAGGAACTCCGCGGAGCGCTCGTCGTAGGAGATGTCGCGGATGCCCTGCAGCGCCACCGAATGAGGAACCCGCACGATCCGAGCGACCGGCTCGCCCAGGCAGGCCGTGGTCCAGGCGGCGGTGTCGATGCGCGCAGGCACCTCGATGATCGTCACCTGTCCGGGCGTCGCAGGCCCGCGCACCCCGAACAGCAGCGCGCCTGCGCCCGGATCCCAGGCGACCCCTTCGATGTTGAGCCCGCCGTCATCGGGTTCGGCAGCGGCCGCTGCCGCCAAGGCGGGTTCGTGCGCCAGCAGCCAGGAGCGGAAGCCCGTCATCGGTTCGGCCCGCAGGTTGCCGGCGTCGGCGTAACTGATCCGGACCAGCCCGTCGTTGACCTGTGAACCCGATACCGACAGTGACGATGCCGCGATGAGGTATGTCTGGCCGTGGGCCTCGACCCGGGTCAACCCTTCGGGATCACCGAGCTGGTGCTCGGTCACGCCCGTCAGGTCACGCCGCTGGATGCCGCGCAGCTTGCCGTTGCCCGGATCCAGCGTGAGCTCGAAAACTGCTGTGGCGTCATGATTGTCGATGAATACAAAGCGGTCGGGAGCTACCTGCACGACCCCGGACGCGTTGAACACCACCCCGTCGTTGCGTTCACCGAACGAATGGGACTTGACCCGAGTCTTGCTTTCGAACAGCTCCCCCATGGGTCGATGCTAGGCGTTGCCGCCCGCCGGACCCCCGGAAATCCCGCCCTAATCGGTGTCGCGGCGATAGCGTGAGAACTCGTCGTTTCACACCTGGATAGGAGACCGGACGATGAGAGCCGAATCCACGTCGGGCGAGGGCATCGCCGGAGTCATCCGGTCCCCGCAACGGCTGATGGCCGCCGTCGTGGCGCTGCTGGTCGGGTTGGTCGGGGCTGCGATGCTGGCCCCGGCCCGCGCGGCCGCCGACGGCGAGACCTATGTCGTCGCCACCGACATCACCTTCGCGCCGTTCGAATTCCAGGATGTGGACGGAAAATTCGTCGGCATCGACATCGATCTCATCAACGAGATCGCGGCGAACCAGAAATTCA
Above is a window of Mycolicibacterium boenickei DNA encoding:
- a CDS encoding DUF3616 domain-containing protein yields the protein MGELFESKTRVKSHSFGERNDGVVFNASGVVQVAPDRFVFIDNHDATAVFELTLDPGNGKLRGIQRRDLTGVTEHQLGDPEGLTRVEAHGQTYLIAASSLSVSGSQVNDGLVRISYADAGNLRAEPMTGFRSWLLAHEPALAAAAAAEPDDGGLNIEGVAWDPGAGALLFGVRGPATPGQVTIIEVPARIDTAAWTTACLGEPVARIVRVPHSVALQGIRDISYDERSAEFLILLGKSLSRKAEPFALCTWTRGSDALRVTGARFRESMKPEGCTAFYPDGERRILVVDDRGGYAVIEG